Proteins from one Hoplias malabaricus isolate fHopMal1 chromosome 2, fHopMal1.hap1, whole genome shotgun sequence genomic window:
- the fnip2 gene encoding folliculin-interacting protein 2 isoform X1: MAGLFKAAMLRKGWASAEFDLAQIRLIVYQDCEKRGRQVLFDSKGIQKLDNSELKMEETKATPARSGACQISSKASEKEAPPTYQYTRPPSDVNMLGEMMFGSVAMSYKGSTLKIHHIRSPPQLMVSKVFSTRYGGSNTGSTNTLQESFESISQTCQSHTSSIAHSNPVDMPGRGDSEDGDSGIARSASLSSLLATPLPSPGSSSSSGCASSYQRRWLRSQATSLQHGPIPRWSTEEMFSLSDESCSSNPSLAQRKKIAVSIIISLPEKEEESHSFQEFFFSHFPLFESHMNKLKTAIERAMIVCRRVAEASQRVQVYLCQVMDALCEFRMTVWNLYMAPRITEPVWLTMAFQSPERNQLCQCFLKEMSLLMEHGAKNQFLSALLTAVLMYHLAWVPTVMPSSHLSVKLVCQKHASHTVSQPYNPLWAQLGDLYGALGSPVKVCRTVVVGRRRELVQRVLYVLSYFIRCSDLQENTQPAGQVDSPANPCPDQPVNLTLFSKRASEKPLILDSEPSKFAPCPERTNIKKDARISERISDKGPVSMSSKSSPFPEMTSLSLECAEVRQDFFGDNNDSVGVGLEHTVANRDTPEQSIQFTIVSPRETGHSEQLCGQGLQRKLPHTVLKEMWQNEWSDSSLGDSKKEKLSPQHLYEDAQEYVFPLPSCPMESHSSVNHFGRSLLGGYCPQYMPDFALHGIYSDQRLKQCLMADLEHTVLHPAIDEPVTEALCIVADTDRLCVQLVTSQQRVYEPGRLGKDVMVSNLIHTLLTSVLQMHKLNIAADFCLIHLEDRLQEIYFKSCSLAEYLRGQRRVHVKELGLALGIESSDLPLLAAVASTHSPYVAQILL, translated from the exons ATGGCCGGCCTCTTCAAAGCAGCCATGTTGCGTAAAGG ctgggcCTCTGCTGAGTTTGATCTTGCTCAGATCAGATTGATTGTGTATCAGGATTGTGAGAAAAGGGGTCGACAGGTTCTCTTTGACTCTAAAGGCATACAGAAGCTGGACAACTCTGAACTG AAAATGGAAGAGACCAAAGCCACACCTGCCCGCAGTGGGGCATGCCAGATTAGCAGCAAAGCAAGTGAGAAAGAAGCTCCGCCTACATATCAG TACACAAGACCACCTTCAGATGTGAATATGCTGGGGGAGATGATGTTTGGTTCAGTTGCCATGAGTTACAAGGGGTCAACACTGAAGATTCACCATATCCG aTCACCCCCACAGCTGATGGTCAGTAAAGTTTTCTCCACACGATATGGAGGCAGCAACACAGGAAGTACCAACAC tCTTCAAGAAAGTTTTGAATCGATAAGCCAGACTTGCCAGAGTCATACCAGTAGCATAG CTCACAGTAATCCTGTGGACATGCCAGgcagaggagacagtgaggatgGAGACAGTGGCATTGCCCGATCAG CATCATTAAGCAGCTTGTTGGCCACACCCCTTCCATCACCTGGCTCCTCATCAAGCAGTGGCTGTGCCAGCAGTTACCAACGCCGATGGCTTCGTAGCCAAGCAACCAGCCTACAGCATGGACCAATACCTCGCtg GAGCACTGAGGAGATGTTCAGCTTGTCTGATGAAAGCTGCAGTTCAAACCCATCATTAGCTCAGAGAAAGAAGATTGCAGTAAGCATCATTATCAGCCTtccagagaaagaggaggagagtcACAGCTTCCAGGAGTTTTTCTTCTCTCACTTTCCTCTGTTTGAGTCTCACATGAACAAGCTGAAAACTGCTATTGAGAGG gcAATGATTGTGTGCAGGAGAGTAGCAGAGGCTAGTCAACGAGTGCAAGTGTATCTGTGTCAAGTGATGGATGCACTGTGTGAGTTCAG AATGACTGTGTGGAATCTGTACATGGCTCCACGGATCACTGAGCCAGTCTGGCTGACTATGGCATTCCAGAGTCCTGAGCGAAACCAGCTTTGTCAGTGCTTTCTGAAGGAAATGAGCCTGTTGATGGAGCATGGGGCCAAGAACCA GTTCCTCTCTGCACTGCTTACTGCTGTCCTCATGTACCATTTAGCCTGGGTTCCCACAGTGATGCCTAGCAGCCACCTGTCAGTCAAACTCGTCTGCCAGAAGCACGCCTCCCACACTGTATCCCAACCATACAATCCACTGTGGGCTCAActag GTGATCTGTATGGTGCGCTGGGTTCTCCTGTGAAAGTGTGTCGGACAGTAGTTGTGGGGCGCAGGAGAGAGCTGGTGCAGCGTGTCCTGTACGTTCTCTCTTACTTTATCCGCTGTTCTGACCTTCAGGAGAATACACAGCCTGCAGGACAAGTGGATAGTCCAGCTAATCCCTGCCCAGATCAACCTGTTAACCTTACTCTCTTCTCTAAAAGGGCCAGTGAGAAACCACTTATTCTTGATTCGGAGCCTTCAAAATTTGCTCCGTGCCCAGAGAGGACCAATATAAAAAAGGATGCTAGAATTTCAGAAAGGATCAGTGACAAAGGCCCAGTCTCAATGTCATCCAAGTCTTCTCCCTTTCCAGAAATGACCAGTCTGAGCCTGGAATGTGCAGAGGTCAGACAAGATTTTTTTGGGGACAATAATGACTCTGTGGGGGTGGGGTTAGAGCACACTGTGGCTAATCGGGATACTCCAGAGCAGAGCATACAGTTTACCATTGTCAGCCCAAGGGAAACAGGACACAGTGAACAACTTTGTGGTCAAGGCTTACAAAGGAAGTTGCCTCACACAGTTTTAAAAGAGATGTGGCAGAATGAATGGTCGGACAGCTCTCTGGGTGacagtaaaaaagaaaagctgtCACCCCAGCATCTGTACGAAGATGCACAGGAATATGTATTTCCACTTCCAAG CTGTCCGATGGAGAGTCATTCCAGTGTGAATCATTTCGGCCGCTCTCTGCTGGGTGGATACTGTCCACAGTATATGCCTGACTTTGCTCTACATGGAATATACTCTGACCAAAGGCTGAAACAGTGTCTCATGGCTGACTTGGAACACACAGTACTT CACCCTGCAATAGATGAGCCAGTCACAGAGGCACTGTGTATTGTCGCGGATACAGATCGGCTGTGTGTTCAGCTGGTTACCAGCCAGCAGCGTGTGTATGAGCCAGGGCGGCTGGGAAAAGATGTAATGGTCTCCaatctcatacacacactcctcacatctGTGTTGCAGATGCATAAACTCAACATTGCAGCAGACTTT TGCTTGATTCATCTGGAAGATCGCTTGCAGGAGATATATTTTAAGAGCTGTTCTTTGGCTGAGTATCTGAGAGGACAGAGAAGAGTCCATGTGAAAGAGCTGGGACTAGCATTGGG
- the fnip2 gene encoding folliculin-interacting protein 2 isoform X2, with protein MESSWASAEFDLAQIRLIVYQDCEKRGRQVLFDSKGIQKLDNSELKMEETKATPARSGACQISSKASEKEAPPTYQYTRPPSDVNMLGEMMFGSVAMSYKGSTLKIHHIRSPPQLMVSKVFSTRYGGSNTGSTNTLQESFESISQTCQSHTSSIAHSNPVDMPGRGDSEDGDSGIARSASLSSLLATPLPSPGSSSSSGCASSYQRRWLRSQATSLQHGPIPRWSTEEMFSLSDESCSSNPSLAQRKKIAVSIIISLPEKEEESHSFQEFFFSHFPLFESHMNKLKTAIERAMIVCRRVAEASQRVQVYLCQVMDALCEFRMTVWNLYMAPRITEPVWLTMAFQSPERNQLCQCFLKEMSLLMEHGAKNQFLSALLTAVLMYHLAWVPTVMPSSHLSVKLVCQKHASHTVSQPYNPLWAQLGDLYGALGSPVKVCRTVVVGRRRELVQRVLYVLSYFIRCSDLQENTQPAGQVDSPANPCPDQPVNLTLFSKRASEKPLILDSEPSKFAPCPERTNIKKDARISERISDKGPVSMSSKSSPFPEMTSLSLECAEVRQDFFGDNNDSVGVGLEHTVANRDTPEQSIQFTIVSPRETGHSEQLCGQGLQRKLPHTVLKEMWQNEWSDSSLGDSKKEKLSPQHLYEDAQEYVFPLPSCPMESHSSVNHFGRSLLGGYCPQYMPDFALHGIYSDQRLKQCLMADLEHTVLHPAIDEPVTEALCIVADTDRLCVQLVTSQQRVYEPGRLGKDVMVSNLIHTLLTSVLQMHKLNIAADFCLIHLEDRLQEIYFKSCSLAEYLRGQRRVHVKELGLALGIESSDLPLLAAVASTHSPYVAQILL; from the exons ATGGAGAGCAG ctgggcCTCTGCTGAGTTTGATCTTGCTCAGATCAGATTGATTGTGTATCAGGATTGTGAGAAAAGGGGTCGACAGGTTCTCTTTGACTCTAAAGGCATACAGAAGCTGGACAACTCTGAACTG AAAATGGAAGAGACCAAAGCCACACCTGCCCGCAGTGGGGCATGCCAGATTAGCAGCAAAGCAAGTGAGAAAGAAGCTCCGCCTACATATCAG TACACAAGACCACCTTCAGATGTGAATATGCTGGGGGAGATGATGTTTGGTTCAGTTGCCATGAGTTACAAGGGGTCAACACTGAAGATTCACCATATCCG aTCACCCCCACAGCTGATGGTCAGTAAAGTTTTCTCCACACGATATGGAGGCAGCAACACAGGAAGTACCAACAC tCTTCAAGAAAGTTTTGAATCGATAAGCCAGACTTGCCAGAGTCATACCAGTAGCATAG CTCACAGTAATCCTGTGGACATGCCAGgcagaggagacagtgaggatgGAGACAGTGGCATTGCCCGATCAG CATCATTAAGCAGCTTGTTGGCCACACCCCTTCCATCACCTGGCTCCTCATCAAGCAGTGGCTGTGCCAGCAGTTACCAACGCCGATGGCTTCGTAGCCAAGCAACCAGCCTACAGCATGGACCAATACCTCGCtg GAGCACTGAGGAGATGTTCAGCTTGTCTGATGAAAGCTGCAGTTCAAACCCATCATTAGCTCAGAGAAAGAAGATTGCAGTAAGCATCATTATCAGCCTtccagagaaagaggaggagagtcACAGCTTCCAGGAGTTTTTCTTCTCTCACTTTCCTCTGTTTGAGTCTCACATGAACAAGCTGAAAACTGCTATTGAGAGG gcAATGATTGTGTGCAGGAGAGTAGCAGAGGCTAGTCAACGAGTGCAAGTGTATCTGTGTCAAGTGATGGATGCACTGTGTGAGTTCAG AATGACTGTGTGGAATCTGTACATGGCTCCACGGATCACTGAGCCAGTCTGGCTGACTATGGCATTCCAGAGTCCTGAGCGAAACCAGCTTTGTCAGTGCTTTCTGAAGGAAATGAGCCTGTTGATGGAGCATGGGGCCAAGAACCA GTTCCTCTCTGCACTGCTTACTGCTGTCCTCATGTACCATTTAGCCTGGGTTCCCACAGTGATGCCTAGCAGCCACCTGTCAGTCAAACTCGTCTGCCAGAAGCACGCCTCCCACACTGTATCCCAACCATACAATCCACTGTGGGCTCAActag GTGATCTGTATGGTGCGCTGGGTTCTCCTGTGAAAGTGTGTCGGACAGTAGTTGTGGGGCGCAGGAGAGAGCTGGTGCAGCGTGTCCTGTACGTTCTCTCTTACTTTATCCGCTGTTCTGACCTTCAGGAGAATACACAGCCTGCAGGACAAGTGGATAGTCCAGCTAATCCCTGCCCAGATCAACCTGTTAACCTTACTCTCTTCTCTAAAAGGGCCAGTGAGAAACCACTTATTCTTGATTCGGAGCCTTCAAAATTTGCTCCGTGCCCAGAGAGGACCAATATAAAAAAGGATGCTAGAATTTCAGAAAGGATCAGTGACAAAGGCCCAGTCTCAATGTCATCCAAGTCTTCTCCCTTTCCAGAAATGACCAGTCTGAGCCTGGAATGTGCAGAGGTCAGACAAGATTTTTTTGGGGACAATAATGACTCTGTGGGGGTGGGGTTAGAGCACACTGTGGCTAATCGGGATACTCCAGAGCAGAGCATACAGTTTACCATTGTCAGCCCAAGGGAAACAGGACACAGTGAACAACTTTGTGGTCAAGGCTTACAAAGGAAGTTGCCTCACACAGTTTTAAAAGAGATGTGGCAGAATGAATGGTCGGACAGCTCTCTGGGTGacagtaaaaaagaaaagctgtCACCCCAGCATCTGTACGAAGATGCACAGGAATATGTATTTCCACTTCCAAG CTGTCCGATGGAGAGTCATTCCAGTGTGAATCATTTCGGCCGCTCTCTGCTGGGTGGATACTGTCCACAGTATATGCCTGACTTTGCTCTACATGGAATATACTCTGACCAAAGGCTGAAACAGTGTCTCATGGCTGACTTGGAACACACAGTACTT CACCCTGCAATAGATGAGCCAGTCACAGAGGCACTGTGTATTGTCGCGGATACAGATCGGCTGTGTGTTCAGCTGGTTACCAGCCAGCAGCGTGTGTATGAGCCAGGGCGGCTGGGAAAAGATGTAATGGTCTCCaatctcatacacacactcctcacatctGTGTTGCAGATGCATAAACTCAACATTGCAGCAGACTTT TGCTTGATTCATCTGGAAGATCGCTTGCAGGAGATATATTTTAAGAGCTGTTCTTTGGCTGAGTATCTGAGAGGACAGAGAAGAGTCCATGTGAAAGAGCTGGGACTAGCATTGGG
- the tmem144a gene encoding transmembrane protein 144a, whose product MESLADVPHFLVASDNSTSTNSTDLIYGFVSCAVSVVFYGSNFVPVKKIDTGDGMFFQWVLCAAIWIISLVANIILQSPRFWPQAMLGGAIWATGNITVVPIVKTIGLGLGLLIWASFNLLMGWASSRFGWFGIEAESVGNPTLNYCGAGLCLLSAIVFFFVKSDVQRPATAEETPLLIDNTVNSSSQCSTDDSWVDMLPPLTKRLVGTGLAIIAGIFYGFSFVPVLYIKNHSNDRNSTFSGSSQFDLDYVFAQFSGIFLTSTVYFLIYCAFKKSKPQVFPKAVLPGFVSGVMWGMATCCWFLANHYLSPVVSFPIITTVPGLIAALWGVLVFKEVKGLRNYLVLILAFCLVLSGALLTAFSKV is encoded by the exons ATGGAGTCTCTGGCAGATGTTCCCCACTTCCTTGTAGCCTCAGACAACTCAACCAGCACAAACTCCACTGACCTGATCTATGGCTTTGTGTCCTGTGCTGTGTCTGTTGTTTTCTATGGGAGCAACTTTGTCCCTGTGAAGAAGATAGACACTGGGGATG GCATGTTCTTCCAGTGGGTTCTGTGTGCTGCTATATGGATCATATCTCTAGTGGCAAATATAATCTTACAGAGCCCAAGATTCTGGCCACAAGCTATGTTGGGAGGAGCTATCTGGGCAACAG gtaACATCACAGTTGTTCCAATAGTGAAGACTATTGGTCTAGGGCTAGGCCTGTTAATATGGGCTTCTTTCAATCTTCTGATGGGCTGGGCCAGCTCACG GTTTGGCTGGTTTGGTATTGAAGCTGAGAGCGTTGGCAATCCGACTCTTAACTATTGTGGAGCTGGCCTGTGTTTGCTTAG CGCCATCGTCTTTTTCTTTGTAAAGAGTGATGTTCAGAGACCTGCCACAGCTGAAGAGACACCGCTACTCATAGATAAT actgtAAATTCTAGCTCTCAGTGCTCTACAGATGATTCCTGGGTGGACATGTTACCACCACTCACCAAACGGcttgt TGGGACGGGGCTTGCGATCATTGCTGGAATCTTTTATGGATTCTCCTTTGTCCCTGTGCTGTACATCAAAAACCACTCAAATGATAGGAACAGCACATTCTCAGGGTCAAGTCAGTTTG ATCTGGATTATGTCTTTGCCCAGTTCAGTGGAATCTTTCTCACCAGCACTGTGTATTTCCTTATCTACTGTGCCTTCAAAAAGAGCAAACCTCAAGTCTTCCCTAAAGCTGTTCTACCAG GTTTTGTTTCTGGCGTGATGTGGGGCATGGCCACATGCTGCTGGTTTCTGGCCAATCACTACCTCAGTCCAGTTGTCAGCTTCCCGATCATCACCACT gtTCCTGGCCTTATTGCTGCTCTTTGGGGTGTTCTAGTGTTTAAGGAAGTAAAG GGATTGCGGAATTACCTGGTTCTCATTTTGGCCTTTTGCCTGGTGCTAAGTGGGGCATTACTTACTGCATTCTCCAAAGTGTGA